The Streptomyces albofaciens JCM 4342 genome has a segment encoding these proteins:
- a CDS encoding inositol monophosphatase family protein, producing MIEAMRRDTGDTAEETGGPSTHTADEVLRALDAAAVEDAVRKAAAAEIMPRFRQLAAHEVLEKNGPHDLVTVADRLAEEHLTAALTGLLPGSLVVGEEAVHADPAVLGALRGDAPVWIVDPVDGTRQFVHGDPGFATLVTLALRGELLASWTYAPALDLMATARRGAGAELDGEPLRPGSPAPGAVLDVAISHYDFTDDEQKRVLALLETDGVAPRPCGSAGLEYLHIARGELDAVAFSWENAWDHAAGLLLVHEAGGASGTVAGEPFRISGGNALPFTAARDAATARRILGLLAAAD from the coding sequence ATGATCGAAGCAATGCGCAGGGATACGGGAGACACGGCGGAAGAGACCGGCGGCCCCTCCACGCACACGGCGGACGAGGTGCTGCGCGCGCTGGACGCGGCCGCCGTCGAGGACGCCGTCCGCAAGGCCGCGGCGGCCGAGATCATGCCGCGGTTCCGGCAGCTCGCCGCCCACGAGGTGCTGGAGAAGAACGGCCCGCACGACCTCGTCACGGTCGCCGACCGGCTCGCCGAGGAGCACCTGACCGCCGCCCTGACGGGCCTGCTGCCCGGCTCGCTGGTCGTCGGCGAGGAGGCGGTGCACGCCGACCCGGCGGTGCTCGGCGCGCTGCGCGGCGACGCGCCGGTGTGGATCGTCGACCCGGTCGACGGCACCCGCCAGTTCGTGCACGGCGACCCGGGCTTCGCCACGCTGGTCACCCTGGCGCTCCGCGGCGAGCTGCTGGCCTCCTGGACGTACGCGCCCGCCCTGGACCTGATGGCCACCGCCCGCCGCGGCGCCGGTGCCGAGCTGGACGGAGAGCCGCTGCGCCCCGGTTCCCCGGCGCCCGGCGCGGTGCTGGACGTGGCGATATCGCACTACGACTTCACCGACGACGAGCAGAAGCGGGTCCTGGCCCTGCTGGAGACCGACGGCGTCGCGCCGCGCCCCTGCGGCTCGGCGGGGCTGGAGTATCTGCACATCGCCCGCGGCGAGCTGGACGCGGTGGCCTTCAGCTGGGAAAACGCGTGGGATCACGCGGCGGGGCTGCTGCTCGTCCACGAGGCGGGCGGCGCGAGCGGCACGGTCGCCGGCGAGCCGTTCCGGATATCCGGCGGCAACGCGCTGCCGTTCACCGCGGCACGGGACGCGGCGACGGCCCGGCGTATCCTCGGACTGCTGGCGGCCGCCGACTGA
- a CDS encoding SIR2 family NAD-dependent protein deacylase — MTGTAPASPPPHDAARRPLVAILSGAGISTDSGIPDYRGPNGLWRQDPEAEKLVTYEYYMNDPEIRRRSWRMRQDGPALRARPNAAHEAIARLERSGVPVRVITQNVDGLHQLAGVPDRKVLELHGTARSVVCTGCHARSPMSEALERVAAGDPDLACTGCGGILKSATVMFGERLDPEVLGAAMSVAKAADVFIAVGTSLQVQPAASLAGLAAEHGARLIIMNAEPTPYDELAAETIRTPIGTALPGLLATLAP, encoded by the coding sequence ATGACCGGTACGGCCCCCGCCAGCCCCCCGCCCCACGACGCCGCGCGACGCCCCCTGGTGGCGATCCTCAGCGGCGCCGGCATCTCCACCGACTCCGGCATCCCGGACTACCGCGGCCCGAACGGGCTGTGGCGGCAGGACCCGGAGGCCGAGAAGCTGGTGACGTACGAGTACTACATGAACGATCCGGAGATCCGGCGCCGTTCCTGGCGGATGCGGCAGGACGGCCCCGCCCTGCGGGCCCGGCCGAACGCGGCGCACGAGGCGATCGCCCGGCTGGAGCGGTCCGGCGTGCCGGTCCGTGTCATCACGCAGAACGTCGACGGGCTGCACCAGCTCGCGGGCGTACCCGACCGCAAGGTGCTGGAGCTGCACGGCACGGCCCGCTCCGTGGTCTGCACCGGCTGCCACGCCCGGTCGCCGATGTCCGAGGCCCTGGAGCGGGTGGCCGCGGGCGACCCGGACCTGGCGTGCACCGGCTGTGGCGGCATCCTGAAGTCGGCCACCGTCATGTTCGGCGAACGCCTCGACCCCGAGGTGCTCGGTGCGGCCATGAGCGTCGCCAAGGCCGCCGATGTCTTCATCGCGGTGGGGACGAGCCTCCAGGTGCAGCCCGCCGCCTCGCTCGCGGGGCTGGCCGCCGAGCACGGCGCCCGGCTGATCATCATGAACGCCGAGCCCACCCCGTACGACGAGCTGGCCGCCGAGACGATCCGTACCCCCATCGGCACCGCCCTCCCCGGCCTCCTCGCCACCCTGGCTCCCTGA
- a CDS encoding NAD(P)/FAD-dependent oxidoreductase, giving the protein MRVAVIGAGIVGASTAWHAAGLGADVVLAGRAQPGEATAAGAGIVCPWPSANDDPDWFRAASEGARYHPGLVAELAEAGERGIGHRAVGALALAADDADLHRIRRRVLERRRDAADTGEVELLDESAARALFPPLAPGLRAVRIAAGARVDGGRLRDALLRQARWRGADLRSGRAALVRTGDRVTGIEVDGERVTADAVVVAAGAWAPELLAPVGVTVRIAPQRGQIAHLSLPGTDTGHWPVVMPRATGHYLVPFDGSRIVAGATREDGTGFDHRVTAGGLAEVLAEALAVAPGLADATHLETRVGFRPVGPDTRPLLGPVPGLDGLVVADGLGPTGLTIGPWAGRIAALLATGANPGLDLRAYDPVR; this is encoded by the coding sequence ATGCGCGTCGCCGTGATCGGTGCGGGCATCGTCGGAGCGAGCACCGCCTGGCACGCGGCCGGGCTGGGCGCGGACGTCGTGCTGGCCGGCCGGGCCCAGCCCGGCGAGGCGACCGCGGCCGGCGCGGGCATCGTCTGCCCCTGGCCTTCCGCGAACGACGACCCGGACTGGTTCCGGGCCGCCTCGGAAGGGGCGCGGTACCACCCCGGCCTGGTCGCCGAACTGGCCGAGGCGGGCGAGCGCGGCATCGGCCACCGCGCCGTCGGCGCGCTCGCCCTGGCCGCCGACGACGCGGACCTGCACCGCATCCGGCGGCGCGTACTGGAACGGCGGCGCGACGCCGCGGACACCGGAGAGGTGGAGCTCCTCGACGAGTCCGCGGCCCGCGCGCTGTTCCCGCCGCTCGCGCCCGGCCTGCGGGCCGTACGGATAGCGGCCGGCGCCCGCGTCGACGGCGGCCGGCTGCGCGACGCGCTGCTGCGGCAGGCGCGGTGGCGGGGCGCGGACCTACGCTCCGGGCGCGCGGCACTGGTCCGTACGGGTGACCGCGTCACCGGCATCGAGGTGGACGGCGAGCGCGTCACCGCGGACGCGGTCGTCGTCGCGGCCGGGGCCTGGGCGCCGGAACTGCTGGCGCCGGTGGGGGTCACCGTACGGATCGCGCCGCAGCGCGGACAGATCGCGCACCTGTCGCTGCCCGGCACGGACACCGGGCACTGGCCCGTCGTCATGCCCCGCGCCACCGGGCACTACCTCGTACCGTTCGACGGCTCGCGGATCGTGGCGGGCGCCACCCGCGAGGACGGCACCGGCTTCGACCACCGGGTGACGGCCGGCGGACTGGCCGAGGTGCTGGCCGAGGCCCTGGCGGTCGCGCCCGGCCTGGCGGACGCCACCCACCTGGAGACGCGCGTCGGCTTCCGTCCCGTCGGCCCGGACACCCGTCCGCTGCTCGGCCCGGTCCCGGGCCTGGACGGCCTGGTCGTCGCCGACGGCCTCGGGCCGACCGGGCTGACCATCGGCCCGTGGGCGGGGCGGATCGCCGCGCTGCTGGCCACGGGCGCAAACCCGGGGCTCGACCTGCGGGCGTACGATCCGGTGCGCTGA
- a CDS encoding lipoate--protein ligase family protein, whose protein sequence is MQGKHHGEYKVPGGKLVVVDLDVAGGALRDVRVAGDFFLEPDEALGAINTALEGAPADTDARGLAARIDAALPPGTVLFGFTSEAVGIAVRRAVAQATDWTDFDWQIIHEAPQPPELHMALDEVLTAEVAAGRRPPTLRVWEWDRPAVIIGSFQSLANEVDPEGAARHGVTVVRRISGGGAMFVEPGNTITYSLCVPASLVQGLTFAESYAYLDDWVLTALGDMGINAWYKPLNDIATDAGKIAGAAQKRMVAGDGAVLHHVTMSYDIDADKMVEVLRIGKEKLSDKGTRSAKKRVDPLRRQTGLPRAEVIERMIGSFRARYGGSDGAVSPEEMERARELADGKFGSQEWTARVP, encoded by the coding sequence GTGCAGGGCAAGCACCACGGTGAGTACAAGGTGCCGGGCGGCAAGCTGGTGGTCGTCGACCTCGATGTGGCGGGCGGCGCGCTGCGCGACGTGCGGGTGGCGGGGGACTTCTTCCTGGAGCCGGACGAGGCGCTCGGAGCCATCAACACGGCTCTGGAGGGCGCGCCCGCCGACACCGACGCACGCGGACTGGCGGCCCGGATCGACGCGGCGCTGCCGCCCGGCACGGTGCTGTTCGGGTTCACCTCGGAGGCCGTCGGCATCGCGGTGCGCCGCGCGGTCGCGCAGGCCACCGACTGGACGGACTTCGACTGGCAGATCATCCACGAGGCGCCGCAACCGCCCGAGCTGCACATGGCGTTGGACGAGGTGCTGACCGCCGAGGTGGCCGCCGGGCGGCGGCCGCCGACGCTGCGGGTGTGGGAGTGGGACCGCCCGGCGGTCATCATCGGCAGCTTCCAGTCGCTGGCCAACGAGGTGGACCCGGAGGGCGCCGCGCGGCACGGCGTGACGGTGGTGCGGCGGATCAGCGGCGGCGGGGCGATGTTCGTGGAGCCCGGCAACACCATCACCTACTCCCTCTGCGTGCCCGCCTCGCTCGTGCAGGGGCTGACCTTCGCCGAGAGCTACGCCTATCTGGACGACTGGGTGCTGACCGCCCTCGGCGACATGGGGATCAACGCCTGGTACAAGCCGCTCAACGACATCGCCACCGACGCCGGGAAGATCGCCGGGGCCGCGCAGAAGCGCATGGTGGCGGGCGACGGGGCGGTGCTGCACCACGTGACCATGTCGTACGACATCGACGCGGACAAGATGGTCGAGGTGCTGCGCATCGGCAAGGAGAAGCTGTCGGACAAGGGCACCCGCAGCGCGAAGAAGCGGGTGGACCCGCTGCGCCGGCAGACCGGGCTGCCGCGTGCCGAGGTCATCGAGCGGATGATCGGCTCGTTCCGCGCGCGGTACGGCGGTAGCGACGGGGCGGTCTCCCCGGAGGAGATGGAACGGGCCCGGGAGCTGGCGGACGGCAAGTTCGGTTCGCAGGAGTGGACGGCGCGGGTTCCGTAG
- a CDS encoding TerD family protein, whose amino-acid sequence MGVSLSKGQNVVLNQDGTPLADVTVGLGWDARPTGGADFDLDASAVVCGPDQRVLSDAHFVFYNNLASPDGAVRHTGDNLTGEGDGDDEQILVDLDRLGERTGQVVFTVSIYDAEARGQNFGQVEDAYIRVVDNLTGREMCRYELSYDAAGETAMVFGALYRRGGEWKFRAIGQGYASGLAGIASDYGVNVG is encoded by the coding sequence ATGGGCGTCAGCCTCAGCAAGGGCCAGAACGTCGTCCTCAACCAGGACGGCACTCCCCTCGCGGACGTCACCGTCGGCCTGGGCTGGGACGCCCGGCCCACCGGCGGCGCGGACTTCGACCTGGACGCCTCGGCGGTCGTCTGCGGCCCCGACCAGCGCGTCCTGTCCGACGCGCACTTCGTCTTCTACAACAACCTGGCCAGCCCGGACGGCGCGGTCCGGCACACCGGCGACAACCTCACCGGCGAGGGCGACGGCGACGACGAGCAGATCCTGGTCGACCTGGACCGCCTCGGCGAGCGGACGGGCCAGGTCGTCTTCACCGTCTCCATCTACGACGCCGAGGCGCGCGGGCAGAATTTCGGCCAGGTGGAGGACGCGTACATCCGCGTCGTGGACAACCTGACGGGCCGTGAGATGTGCCGCTACGAGCTGTCGTACGACGCCGCCGGCGAGACGGCGATGGTCTTCGGGGCGCTCTACCGGCGCGGCGGCGAGTGGAAGTTCCGCGCCATCGGCCAGGGCTACGCGTCCGGGCTGGCCGGCATCGCCTCCGACTACGGCGTCAACGTCGGCTGA
- a CDS encoding helix-turn-helix domain-containing protein encodes MDQRTELSEFLRSRRARLRPEDVGLAPHGGRRRVPGLRREELAQLAGVSVAYYIRLEQGRGQNVSTAVLDSISDVLRLTRAERSHLNHLARPVSPRHRRALRPQRIRPAFQDLIDAMDGVPAYVVGRRLDILGWNRLACALLGDFAAMPAEERNMAWQLFLAPATRELYADWEEKAAHVVAQLRRDVGRFPDDPKLRALVGELSGKSADFRRIWAAHDVQDKGFGRKRLTHPLVGTLSLAYETLSLPADPDQQLITYHAEPGTGSARALRRLARWSAEPDAPRAEQAAAAR; translated from the coding sequence ATGGACCAGCGCACCGAACTGAGCGAATTCCTTCGCTCCCGTCGCGCCAGGCTCCGGCCCGAGGACGTCGGTCTCGCCCCGCACGGCGGGCGGCGCAGGGTGCCCGGCCTGCGGCGGGAGGAACTGGCGCAGCTGGCAGGGGTCAGCGTGGCCTATTACATACGGCTCGAACAAGGGCGGGGGCAGAACGTCTCCACCGCGGTGCTGGACTCGATCTCGGACGTGCTGCGGCTGACCCGGGCCGAGCGCTCCCACCTGAACCACCTGGCCAGGCCGGTCTCCCCGCGGCACCGCCGCGCGCTCCGGCCGCAGCGGATACGCCCCGCGTTCCAGGACCTGATCGACGCGATGGACGGTGTCCCCGCGTACGTGGTCGGCCGGCGGCTGGACATCCTCGGCTGGAACCGGCTGGCCTGCGCACTCCTCGGCGACTTCGCCGCGATGCCCGCCGAGGAGCGCAACATGGCCTGGCAGCTCTTCCTCGCCCCGGCGACGCGTGAGCTCTACGCCGACTGGGAGGAGAAGGCGGCGCACGTCGTGGCCCAGCTGCGGCGCGACGTCGGCCGCTTCCCCGACGACCCGAAGCTGCGCGCGCTGGTCGGCGAGCTGTCCGGGAAAAGCGCGGACTTCCGGCGGATCTGGGCGGCCCACGACGTCCAGGACAAGGGGTTCGGCCGCAAGCGGCTGACGCACCCGCTGGTGGGGACGCTCTCGCTGGCGTACGAGACGCTCAGCCTGCCGGCCGATCCGGACCAGCAGCTGATCACCTACCACGCCGAGCCCGGGACCGGTTCGGCGCGGGCGCTGCGCCGGCTGGCGCGGTGGTCCGCGGAGCCGGACGCGCCCCGGGCCGAGCAGGCGGCCGCGGCGCGGTGA
- a CDS encoding TerD family protein: MTVNLDKGQKISLSKSGGGELSVVRMGLGWQAAARKGFLAKLMAREIDLDASAVLFAGQEPVDVVFFQHLISDDGSVRHTGDNLVGGAGQGGDDEVIYVDLQRVPARVDQIVFTVNSFTGQTFAEVQNAFCRLVDESTGQELARYTLTGGGQYTAQIMAKVRRSGGGWEMAAIGEPANGRTFQDLMPAIASHL, encoded by the coding sequence ATGACCGTGAACCTGGACAAGGGTCAGAAGATCAGTCTGAGCAAGTCCGGCGGGGGCGAACTCAGCGTGGTCCGCATGGGCCTGGGCTGGCAGGCCGCCGCCCGCAAGGGCTTTCTCGCCAAGCTGATGGCCCGCGAGATCGACCTGGACGCCTCCGCCGTGCTGTTCGCCGGCCAGGAGCCCGTCGACGTCGTCTTCTTCCAGCACCTGATCAGCGACGACGGTTCCGTACGGCACACCGGGGACAACCTGGTGGGCGGCGCGGGGCAGGGCGGCGACGACGAGGTGATCTACGTCGACCTCCAGCGGGTGCCCGCCCGCGTCGACCAGATCGTCTTCACGGTGAACTCCTTCACCGGACAGACCTTCGCCGAGGTGCAGAACGCGTTCTGCCGCCTGGTCGACGAGAGCACCGGCCAGGAGCTGGCCCGCTACACCCTCACCGGCGGCGGCCAGTACACCGCGCAGATCATGGCGAAGGTGCGCCGGTCCGGCGGCGGCTGGGAGATGGCCGCCATCGGCGAGCCCGCGAACGGCCGCACCTTCCAGGACCTGATGCCGGCCATCGCCTCGCACCTGTAG
- the hydA gene encoding dihydropyrimidinase — protein sequence MSRTVIRGGLVVTAADEIHADVLVEDGRIAALAAHGTTTADSWAEGADRTIDATGKYVIPGGVDAHTHMDFPFGGTSSSDTFETGTRAAAWGGTTTIVDFAVQTRGRALREGLDTWHAKADARCAVDYAFHMILSDVNEHALKELDLLVEEGVTSFKLFTAYPGVFYSDDGQILRAMQRSAGNGGLVMMHAENGIAIDVLVEQALAEGRTGPRYHGEVRRELLEAEATHRTIQLARVAGAPLYVVHVSAEEAVAELAQARDKGLNVFGETCPQYLFLSTDNLAEPDFEGAKYVCSTPLRPREHQAALWRGLRTNDLQVVSTDHCPFCFKGQKELGRGDFSKIPNGLPGVEHRMDLLHQGVVDGHIGRRRWIEIACATPARMFGLYPKKGTIAPGSDADIVIYDPAAEQVISAATHHMNVDYSAYEGRTVTGRVETVLSRGETVIDRRRYTGRAGHGQYTPRGTCQYLN from the coding sequence ATGAGCCGAACAGTCATCCGCGGCGGTCTGGTCGTCACCGCCGCCGATGAGATCCACGCCGATGTCCTGGTGGAGGACGGCAGGATCGCCGCCCTCGCCGCGCACGGCACGACCACCGCCGACAGCTGGGCCGAGGGCGCCGACCGCACCATCGACGCCACCGGCAAGTACGTCATCCCGGGCGGCGTGGACGCCCACACCCACATGGACTTCCCGTTCGGCGGGACGTCCTCCTCCGACACCTTCGAGACCGGCACCCGGGCCGCGGCCTGGGGCGGTACGACCACCATCGTCGACTTCGCCGTCCAGACCCGCGGCCGGGCGCTGCGCGAGGGCCTGGACACCTGGCACGCCAAGGCCGATGCCCGATGCGCCGTCGACTACGCCTTCCACATGATCCTCTCCGATGTGAACGAGCACGCGCTCAAGGAGCTGGACCTGCTGGTCGAGGAGGGCGTCACCTCCTTCAAGCTGTTCACCGCCTACCCGGGCGTCTTCTACAGCGACGACGGCCAGATCCTGCGCGCCATGCAGCGTTCGGCGGGCAACGGCGGGCTGGTCATGATGCACGCCGAGAACGGCATCGCGATCGACGTCCTGGTCGAACAGGCCCTGGCGGAAGGGCGCACCGGCCCGCGCTACCACGGCGAGGTGCGCAGGGAGCTGCTGGAGGCCGAGGCCACCCACCGTACGATCCAGCTCGCCCGGGTCGCCGGCGCGCCGCTGTACGTCGTGCACGTCTCGGCCGAGGAGGCCGTCGCCGAGCTGGCGCAGGCGCGCGACAAGGGCCTGAACGTCTTCGGCGAGACCTGCCCGCAGTATCTGTTCCTGTCCACCGACAACCTGGCCGAGCCGGACTTCGAGGGCGCCAAGTACGTGTGCAGCACGCCGCTGCGGCCGCGCGAGCACCAGGCCGCGCTGTGGCGCGGGCTGCGCACCAACGACCTCCAGGTGGTCTCCACCGACCACTGCCCGTTCTGCTTCAAGGGCCAGAAGGAGCTGGGCCGCGGCGACTTCTCCAAGATCCCCAACGGGCTGCCGGGCGTCGAGCACCGGATGGACCTGCTCCACCAGGGCGTGGTGGACGGGCACATCGGCCGCCGCCGCTGGATCGAGATCGCCTGCGCCACACCGGCCCGGATGTTCGGCCTCTACCCGAAGAAGGGCACCATCGCGCCCGGCTCCGACGCCGACATCGTCATCTACGACCCGGCCGCCGAGCAGGTCATCTCGGCCGCCACCCACCACATGAACGTCGACTACTCGGCGTACGAGGGACGCACCGTCACCGGCCGCGTGGAGACCGTCCTCTCGCGCGGCGAGACCGTCATCGACCGGCGGCGGTACACCGGGCGCGCGGGCCACGGCCAGTACACCCCGCGCGGCACCTGCCAGTACCTGAACTGA
- a CDS encoding gamma-glutamyltransferase family protein — protein sequence MFTTRPTLQGTFGMAATTHWLASQSAMGVLEDGGNAFDAAVAAGFVLHVVEPHLNGPAGEVPVVLAPAGGPVRVLCGQGPAPAGASIDHYTSLGLDLVPGTGPLAAAVPGAFDAWMLLLRDHGTKTLREVLKYAVGYAEHGHPAVERVGQTVATVRELFETEWISSAEIYLPDGRPVAPGGLLRNRPLAATWRRLISEAEAASADREAQTDAARRIWREGFIGEALAAFAARPAMDTSGERHAGTLTGDDLAAFSATYEDPVTYDWNGWTVAKAGGWSQGPVLLQQLALLPPELPEYGGPEYVHLLVEGCKLAMADREAWYGDAAEVPLGTLLSEDYNAARRALIGEHASYELRPGSPDGRTPRLSKHASAVAAGADAADAQGAAGAGEPTTATAETPGAAPAIAPEVDRSGATRGDTCHIDIVDRWGNMVSATPSGGWLQSNPVVPALGFPLGTRLQMAWLEEGLPNSLTPGRRPRTTLTPSLALRDGVPVMAFGTPGGDQQDQWQLHFLLAVTLRAPVRGGLDLQGAIDAPNWHNDSFPGSFFPRAMRPGGVTVESRTGAQVIAELRRRGHRVTVGDAWSEGRLSAVARDPETGVLSAAANPRGMQGYAVGR from the coding sequence GTGTTCACCACCCGCCCCACCCTTCAGGGAACCTTCGGCATGGCCGCGACCACCCACTGGCTGGCCTCGCAGTCCGCGATGGGTGTGCTGGAGGACGGCGGCAACGCCTTCGACGCGGCGGTGGCCGCCGGGTTCGTGCTGCACGTCGTGGAGCCGCATCTGAACGGGCCGGCGGGCGAGGTGCCGGTCGTCCTCGCGCCCGCGGGCGGGCCGGTGCGGGTGCTGTGCGGGCAGGGCCCGGCGCCCGCCGGGGCGAGCATCGACCACTACACCTCGCTGGGGCTCGACCTGGTGCCCGGCACGGGGCCGCTCGCCGCCGCCGTCCCCGGCGCGTTCGACGCGTGGATGCTGCTGCTCCGCGATCACGGCACCAAGACGCTGCGGGAGGTGCTGAAGTACGCCGTCGGATACGCGGAGCACGGGCACCCGGCGGTCGAGCGGGTGGGCCAGACGGTGGCGACGGTCCGGGAGCTGTTCGAGACGGAGTGGATATCGTCCGCCGAGATCTATCTGCCGGACGGGCGGCCGGTCGCGCCCGGCGGGCTGCTCAGGAACCGGCCGCTGGCGGCCACCTGGCGCCGCCTGATCAGTGAGGCCGAGGCCGCGTCGGCGGACCGGGAGGCGCAGACCGACGCCGCCCGGCGGATCTGGCGCGAGGGCTTCATCGGCGAGGCGCTGGCCGCGTTCGCCGCCCGGCCCGCCATGGACACCTCCGGCGAGCGGCACGCGGGCACGCTGACGGGCGACGACCTCGCGGCCTTCTCCGCGACGTACGAGGACCCGGTCACGTACGACTGGAACGGGTGGACGGTGGCGAAGGCGGGGGGCTGGTCGCAGGGGCCGGTGCTGCTCCAGCAGCTGGCTCTGCTGCCGCCGGAGCTGCCCGAGTACGGGGGCCCCGAGTATGTGCACCTGCTGGTCGAAGGGTGCAAGCTCGCCATGGCCGACCGTGAGGCCTGGTACGGCGACGCGGCCGAGGTGCCGCTCGGGACGCTGCTGAGCGAGGACTACAACGCGGCGCGGCGGGCCCTGATCGGCGAACACGCCTCGTACGAGCTGCGGCCCGGCAGCCCGGACGGCCGTACGCCACGGCTGAGCAAGCACGCCTCGGCCGTCGCGGCGGGAGCGGACGCCGCCGACGCGCAGGGCGCCGCCGGTGCGGGCGAGCCGACGACGGCGACGGCGGAAACCCCCGGCGCCGCGCCCGCCATCGCGCCCGAGGTGGACCGGAGCGGCGCCACGCGCGGCGACACCTGCCACATCGACATCGTCGACCGCTGGGGCAACATGGTCTCCGCGACGCCCTCCGGCGGCTGGCTCCAGTCCAACCCGGTGGTCCCGGCGCTCGGCTTCCCGCTCGGTACGCGCCTTCAGATGGCCTGGCTGGAGGAGGGGCTGCCCAACTCGCTCACCCCGGGGCGCCGCCCGCGCACCACCCTCACGCCCTCGCTCGCGCTGCGCGACGGGGTTCCGGTGATGGCGTTCGGTACGCCCGGCGGCGACCAGCAGGATCAGTGGCAGCTGCACTTCCTGCTGGCCGTGACGCTGCGCGCGCCGGTGCGCGGCGGTCTCGACCTCCAGGGCGCCATCGACGCGCCGAACTGGCACAACGACTCCTTCCCCGGCTCGTTCTTCCCGCGTGCCATGCGGCCGGGCGGCGTCACGGTCGAGTCGCGGACCGGTGCGCAGGTGATCGCGGAGCTGCGGCGGCGCGGGCACCGGGTGACCGTGGGCGACGCCTGGTCGGAGGGGCGGCTGTCGGCGGTGGCGCGGGACCCGGAGACGGGGGTGCTGTCGGCGGCGGCGAACCCGCGGGGGATGCAGGGCTACGCGGTCGGGCGGTAG
- a CDS encoding TIGR03842 family LLM class F420-dependent oxidoreductase has translation MDFGVVLQTDPPASDVVTTMRRAERQGFRYGWTFDSSVLWQEPFVIYSRILEHTERLIVGPMVTNPSTRTPEVTASTFATLNDMYGNRTVCGIGRGDSAMRVAGRPPNTLARLGESIRVIRDLAEGRETEVGGHPLRIPWVRDGRLPVWMAAYGPKALKMTGELADGFILQLADPFLTEWMVKAVRDAAVAAGRDPSDVKICVAAPAYVGDDLAHAREQCRWFGGMVGNHVADLVKRYGEHSGMVPEALTSYIKERAGYDYAHHGRSGNPDTAFVPDEIVDRFCLLGPPGAQLEKLRRLRELGVDQFALYAMHDARDATIDAYGERIIPEFAG, from the coding sequence ATGGACTTCGGAGTCGTCCTGCAAACCGACCCGCCCGCGTCCGACGTCGTCACCACCATGCGCCGCGCCGAGCGGCAGGGCTTCCGCTACGGCTGGACCTTCGACTCCTCCGTCCTGTGGCAGGAGCCGTTCGTCATCTACAGCCGCATCCTGGAACACACCGAACGGCTCATCGTCGGCCCGATGGTCACCAACCCCTCCACCCGCACCCCGGAGGTCACCGCCTCCACCTTCGCCACCCTCAACGACATGTACGGCAACCGCACCGTCTGCGGCATCGGGCGCGGCGACTCGGCGATGCGGGTGGCCGGCCGGCCCCCCAACACCCTCGCCCGCCTCGGCGAGTCGATCCGGGTGATCCGCGACCTCGCGGAGGGCCGGGAGACCGAGGTGGGCGGCCACCCGCTGCGCATCCCGTGGGTGCGCGACGGGCGGCTGCCGGTGTGGATGGCCGCGTACGGGCCCAAAGCCCTGAAGATGACCGGGGAGCTGGCCGACGGGTTCATCCTCCAGCTGGCCGACCCGTTCCTGACGGAGTGGATGGTCAAGGCGGTGCGCGACGCCGCGGTGGCGGCCGGCCGCGACCCGTCCGACGTGAAGATCTGCGTCGCCGCGCCCGCCTACGTGGGCGACGACCTCGCCCACGCCCGCGAGCAGTGCCGGTGGTTCGGCGGCATGGTCGGCAACCACGTCGCGGACCTGGTCAAGCGGTACGGCGAGCACTCCGGCATGGTGCCCGAGGCGCTCACCTCGTACATCAAGGAGCGCGCGGGCTACGACTACGCCCACCACGGCCGCTCCGGCAACCCGGACACCGCGTTCGTGCCGGACGAGATCGTGGACCGCTTCTGCCTGCTCGGGCCGCCCGGGGCGCAGCTGGAGAAGCTGCGCCGGCTGCGGGAGCTGGGCGTCGACCAGTTCGCGCTGTACGCGATGCACGACGCGCGGGACGCCACCATCGACGCCTACGGCGAACGGATCATTCCGGAGTTCGCGGGCTGA